The Brachyspira hyodysenteriae ATCC 27164 genome includes a window with the following:
- a CDS encoding extracellular solute-binding protein, giving the protein MKNTIKIFLVSLLLIISILSCSNNKKEENINSLVIYTPATRFFIDRLVEEFGKKNPDINVEIIIAGTAEIIKRIEAEKNDPLGDIFFAANENILKYNSELFQEYVTTNYDNIYEDYRSKEKYITGFMLSPSVLIINTNLIKDIKVEGYADLLNPALKGQIAFNDPTTSSSSFEQLVNMLYAMGNGNPENGWDYVEKLYANLDGKLLSSSSAVYKGVADNEYAVGLTFESAAANYIHTGSPIDVIYMKEGVLTKAHSMAIIKNAKNLENAKKFVDFVTSYDAQKIINDELFTRAIIKNLEGSQILMPLENINDIKEDEEMVDKNKEAWLEKFKNIVTAGI; this is encoded by the coding sequence ATGAAAAATACAATTAAAATATTTCTAGTATCTTTATTATTAATAATATCAATTCTTTCATGCTCTAACAACAAAAAAGAAGAAAATATAAATAGTCTGGTAATATACACTCCTGCAACTAGATTTTTTATTGACAGACTTGTAGAAGAATTTGGTAAAAAAAATCCTGATATAAATGTAGAAATTATCATAGCAGGTACTGCTGAAATAATAAAAAGAATAGAAGCTGAAAAAAATGATCCTCTAGGAGATATATTTTTTGCTGCTAATGAAAATATACTAAAATACAATTCAGAGCTTTTTCAAGAATATGTTACAACAAATTATGACAACATATACGAAGATTACAGAAGTAAAGAAAAATACATAACAGGCTTTATGCTAAGTCCAAGCGTATTAATAATAAATACAAATTTAATAAAAGATATAAAAGTAGAAGGATATGCTGATTTGCTTAACCCTGCTTTAAAAGGACAAATAGCATTTAATGATCCTACTACTTCATCATCATCTTTTGAACAGTTAGTTAATATGCTTTATGCTATGGGCAACGGTAATCCAGAAAACGGATGGGATTATGTAGAAAAATTGTATGCTAATTTAGACGGAAAACTTTTAAGCAGTTCTTCAGCAGTATATAAAGGTGTTGCTGATAATGAATATGCTGTAGGGCTTACATTTGAAAGTGCAGCTGCAAACTATATACATACAGGATCACCTATAGACGTTATATATATGAAAGAAGGCGTACTAACTAAAGCACATTCTATGGCTATAATAAAAAATGCTAAAAACTTAGAAAATGCCAAAAAGTTTGTAGATTTTGTAACAAGCTATGATGCCCAAAAAATTATCAATGATGAATTATTCACAAGAGCAATAATAAAAAATTTAGAAGGTTCTCAAATACTTATGCCTCTTGAAAATATAAATGATATAAAAGAAGATGAAGAAATGGTTGATAAAAATAAAGAAGCTTGGCTTGAGAAATTTAAAAATATAGTTACAGCAGGTATTTAA
- a CDS encoding ABC transporter substrate-binding protein, with the protein MRFFGTFTRIIIILIISIMLFSCSKNENTSETSSLVIYSPSSRDFIDPLIEDFKSKNPNIEVEVIIAGTGELIKRIETEKNDPLCDVLMAANINLVKNNQDLFENYTTTNENEILDSYKNVEGTMTRFMISPSVLIVNTNLVGNINIEGYSDLTNEKLKGKIAFNDPSTSSSSFKHLVTILYTMGKDDINKGWEYIDKLCDNLDGKLLTGSSAVYKGVADNEYTVGLTFENAAANYAVSGSPVKLVYMKEGVIMEPAGIYIIKNAKNMENAKKFLDYMTSFDTQKKMNDELNARAVRKDLGASPILVDIKNINAITSNEELEYIDNFVKENQEAWLEKFKNIITDKL; encoded by the coding sequence ATGAGATTTTTTGGTACTTTTACAAGAATAATTATAATTTTAATAATTTCTATAATGCTATTTTCATGCAGCAAAAATGAAAATACATCTGAAACTTCATCATTGGTAATATATTCACCTTCTTCAAGAGATTTTATAGATCCTTTAATAGAGGATTTCAAAAGCAAAAATCCAAATATAGAGGTAGAAGTAATAATCGCAGGAACAGGTGAATTAATAAAAAGAATAGAAACAGAAAAAAATGATCCTTTATGCGATGTTTTAATGGCAGCCAATATTAATTTGGTAAAGAACAATCAGGATTTATTTGAAAATTACACAACAACAAATGAAAATGAAATACTAGACAGCTATAAAAACGTAGAAGGTACAATGACTAGATTTATGATTAGCCCAAGCGTATTAATAGTAAATACTAATCTTGTAGGCAACATAAATATAGAAGGCTATTCTGATTTAACTAATGAAAAACTAAAAGGAAAAATAGCATTCAATGATCCATCTACATCTTCATCATCTTTCAAACATTTAGTTACTATATTGTATACAATGGGAAAAGATGATATCAATAAAGGCTGGGAATATATTGATAAATTATGCGACAATTTAGACGGAAAATTACTCACAGGTTCTTCTGCTGTATATAAAGGTGTTGCTGATAATGAATATACTGTAGGACTTACATTTGAGAATGCAGCTGCCAATTATGCTGTTTCTGGATCTCCTGTGAAATTAGTATATATGAAAGAAGGCGTTATAATGGAGCCTGCCGGAATATATATAATCAAAAATGCTAAAAATATGGAAAATGCTAAAAAGTTTTTGGATTATATGACTAGCTTTGATACTCAAAAGAAAATGAATGATGAGCTTAATGCAAGAGCCGTAAGAAAAGATTTAGGAGCATCTCCTATATTAGTTGATATAAAAAATATAAATGCCATCACTTCAAATGAAGAATTAGAATATATAGATAATTTTGTGAAAGAAAATCAAGAAGCTTGGCTTGAAAAATTTAAAAATATAATTACAGATAAATTATAA
- a CDS encoding tetratricopeptide repeat protein: protein MKSKIAEKAYTLIKKKKYKKAKEMLLNNKVRMSHDAEALAMLSFADIFLKDFYGAEELSRKALREDNFCFNAMLAKAYISLHNGHRENALREYFRILDLDPENKVAKDNIERIRFLTNNARGDEINPRAYLLGKKKLSMSRFLVLIPIAFILTFLSYITIDRVYPKIRYVLLDKEQKELREKLENVYLFEGLEDGKIPESAKSPTYSPREVAEMFDKAKNNMRSASVNEAVMIINGALKSDINEYLKERFRVLKQFVIAPDYNIFRESPDYLTVVANYDLYNGGYVKWKADVNTVGQTNIDGIPKKRARLLIYDTADKNIAGVADLIVNVTVTLEPKNYIEVYGKILGYDAKQKSIQLEGQIIKHLPKKK from the coding sequence ATGAAAAGCAAAATAGCTGAAAAAGCGTATACTCTCATAAAAAAGAAGAAATATAAAAAAGCAAAAGAGATGCTTCTTAATAATAAAGTGAGAATGTCTCATGATGCGGAAGCTCTTGCTATGCTTTCATTTGCTGATATATTTTTAAAAGATTTCTACGGTGCCGAAGAACTTTCAAGAAAGGCTCTTAGAGAGGATAATTTTTGCTTTAATGCTATGCTTGCAAAAGCTTATATTAGTTTGCATAATGGACATAGAGAAAATGCTTTAAGAGAGTATTTCAGAATATTAGATTTAGATCCTGAAAATAAAGTCGCTAAAGACAATATAGAAAGAATAAGATTTTTAACTAATAATGCTAGAGGCGATGAGATTAATCCAAGAGCATATTTACTTGGCAAGAAAAAATTATCAATGTCTAGATTTTTGGTGCTTATACCTATAGCATTCATACTCACATTTTTATCATACATAACAATAGACAGAGTTTATCCTAAAATAAGATATGTACTTCTTGATAAAGAGCAAAAAGAATTAAGAGAAAAACTTGAGAATGTATACTTATTTGAAGGATTGGAAGACGGCAAGATTCCAGAGAGTGCCAAGAGTCCCACATACTCACCACGTGAAGTAGCAGAGATGTTTGATAAGGCTAAAAACAATATGAGAAGTGCATCTGTTAATGAAGCTGTTATGATAATAAATGGTGCATTAAAGAGCGACATAAACGAATATTTAAAAGAGAGATTCAGAGTGCTTAAACAATTTGTAATAGCACCAGATTATAATATTTTTAGAGAGAGTCCTGACTATCTTACAGTAGTTGCAAATTACGACTTATACAATGGCGGATATGTGAAATGGAAAGCCGATGTAAACACTGTAGGTCAAACCAATATAGACGGCATACCAAAGAAAAGAGCAAGACTTTTGATTTATGACACAGCCGACAAGAACATTGCAGGCGTTGCTGATTTAATAGTAAATGTTACTGTAACATTAGAGCCTAAAAACTATATAGAAGTGTACGGTAAGATTTTGGGCTATGATGCCAAGCAGAAATCAATACAGCTCGAAGGTCAGATTATAAAGCATTTGCCTAAGAAGAAGTAA
- a CDS encoding type II toxin-antitoxin system HicB family antitoxin gives MSKYDFNIIIEQDEDGMYIATVPALKSCYTQAKSIDELYIRIKEVIELCLEVEEEHNYLKDNYKYNKLIKADKVEVSI, from the coding sequence ATGTCTAAATATGATTTTAATATTATTATAGAGCAAGATGAAGATGGAATGTATATAGCAACGGTTCCTGCATTAAAAAGCTGTTATACTCAGGCAAAATCGATAGATGAGCTATACATAAGAATAAAAGAAGTTATAGAGCTTTGTCTTGAAGTTGAAGAAGAACATAACTATTTGAAAGATAATTATAAATATAATAAACTCATAAAAGCTGACAAGGTAGAAGTTAGTATATGA
- a CDS encoding type II toxin-antitoxin system HicA family toxin: protein MSKLSICDSKTMIKILMLLGFKELRQKGSHKFFINDKGLTTVIPVHNEDLTRGLIRKILKDINITIDEYEKLKKSI from the coding sequence ATGAGCAAATTGTCCATATGTGATTCAAAAACTATGATAAAAATTCTTATGTTATTAGGTTTCAAAGAATTAAGGCAAAAAGGAAGTCATAAATTTTTTATTAATGATAAAGGGCTTACTACTGTTATACCTGTTCATAATGAAGATTTAACAAGAGGTTTAATCAGAAAAATTTTAAAAGATATCAATATAACTATAGATGAATATGAGAAATTAAAAAAATCAATTTAA
- a CDS encoding pentapeptide repeat-containing protein, which produces MEQPKEYNNEQELIKWLIYDLNEQKKEISKEKNIDINEVENKDLVLNIGYKNPINVTLDKFIKVNFSFDIGKIINLLSIEKIEYLNLDYINLSTLIFEKYFDLSKFKFSIFIDFSCSNFKKTVNFSNTIFNSGVNFWHCKFDDITKFNNCIFSDVDFSDTNFYNYVYFDNSVFNCDLELFQTSFYEKTSFKCTIFNGDVNLLCSYFNNKVFFDHANFNKNIEFPDYYNHFKYFSFNGTIFYSQVIFHYLKLENNFELYNFNVNENTELIFNSIIFTDDKYSISLINNSQKNKICIKKLSILNTRINGKIILKNIDIKNINLKNTYIMDNLYYLDSNFYNILNSETARILKNEELKKSNYIKALEYQAEETRLHKEELKEQFKENKNLKTFGDILSIELSSLYSDNGQNWIKAFICTILFPSVFFTLSYNIYNIPIFIFVLISFLFIPLCDNTKITKYIFISMFTYLILFIPIQNYIFSILIDIDNKSFIKELLSYITPTNFNQIILDKTNESYIYKDNTIIRAISYFIGKIAFWYGSVQTVQAFRKFAKGA; this is translated from the coding sequence ATGGAACAACCTAAAGAATATAATAATGAACAAGAATTAATAAAATGGTTAATCTATGATTTAAATGAACAAAAAAAAGAAATATCTAAAGAAAAAAATATTGATATTAATGAAGTAGAAAACAAAGATTTAGTTTTGAACATAGGTTATAAAAATCCTATAAATGTAACTTTAGATAAATTTATTAAGGTTAACTTTAGTTTTGATATAGGAAAAATTATAAATTTATTATCTATAGAAAAAATTGAATATTTAAATCTTGATTACATAAATTTATCAACTCTAATTTTTGAAAAATATTTTGATTTATCTAAATTTAAATTTAGCATATTTATAGATTTTTCTTGTTCAAATTTTAAAAAAACAGTTAATTTTTCAAATACAATATTTAATTCAGGTGTTAATTTTTGGCATTGTAAATTTGATGATATTACTAAATTTAATAATTGTATTTTTTCAGATGTAGATTTTTCAGATACAAATTTCTATAACTATGTTTATTTTGATAATTCTGTATTTAATTGTGATTTAGAATTGTTTCAAACTTCATTTTATGAAAAAACTTCTTTTAAATGTACCATATTTAATGGAGATGTTAATCTTCTATGTTCATATTTTAATAATAAAGTTTTTTTTGATCACGCTAATTTCAATAAAAATATAGAATTTCCAGATTATTATAATCATTTCAAATACTTTAGTTTTAATGGAACTATTTTTTATTCTCAAGTAATATTTCATTATTTAAAATTAGAAAATAATTTTGAATTATATAATTTTAATGTTAATGAAAATACAGAATTAATTTTTAATAGTATTATATTTACAGATGATAAATATTCAATTTCACTAATTAATAACTCACAAAAAAATAAAATATGTATCAAAAAATTATCTATTCTTAATACAAGAATAAATGGAAAAATCATATTAAAAAATATAGATATAAAAAATATAAATCTTAAAAATACATATATTATGGATAATCTTTATTACTTAGATAGTAATTTTTATAATATATTAAATTCTGAAACTGCAAGAATACTAAAAAATGAAGAATTAAAAAAATCTAATTATATAAAAGCATTAGAATATCAAGCAGAAGAAACTAGACTACATAAAGAGGAATTAAAAGAGCAATTTAAAGAAAATAAAAATCTAAAAACTTTCGGCGATATACTTTCTATTGAATTAAGTTCTTTATATAGCGACAATGGGCAGAATTGGATTAAGGCTTTTATTTGTACTATTCTTTTTCCAAGTGTGTTTTTTACTCTTTCGTATAATATTTATAATATACCAATTTTTATATTTGTACTTATTTCATTTCTTTTTATACCATTATGTGATAATACAAAGATTACAAAATATATATTTATTTCAATGTTTACATATTTAATATTATTCATTCCTATTCAGAACTATATTTTTAGTATACTTATAGATATTGATAATAAAAGTTTTATAAAAGAACTTCTTTCATATATAACACCTACAAATTTTAATCAAATAATATTAGATAAAACTAATGAAAGTTATATATACAAAGACAATACTATTATTAGAGCAATAAGTTATTTTATAGGTAAAATTGCTTTTTGGTACGGCTCGGTGCAGACTGTTCAGGCGTTTAGGAAATTTGCTAAAGGGGCTTGA
- a CDS encoding Panacea domain-containing protein produces MNNKYNENKKYETIVHYIINSCDDIRKLGSIKLNKILFYSDCDMFIRKNKTITNDKYIKRQYGPVPKKILTILSNLEKKKKISIRKPSQNRLYDTTLYFSLTDDMDLDILTAEEVSILEHYLKIISNNYTAKEISEISHDRIWELADLGEEIPIYTIHASETEEINADDIEALSAAL; encoded by the coding sequence ATGAATAATAAATATAATGAAAATAAAAAATATGAAACTATAGTGCATTATATAATAAATAGCTGCGATGATATTAGAAAGCTTGGAAGTATTAAATTAAACAAAATACTTTTTTATTCTGATTGTGATATGTTTATCAGAAAAAATAAAACTATCACTAATGATAAATATATAAAAAGACAATATGGACCTGTTCCTAAAAAAATATTGACAATATTGTCAAATCTAGAAAAAAAGAAAAAAATTTCTATAAGAAAGCCTTCTCAAAATAGATTATATGATACAACATTATATTTTAGTTTGACTGATGATATGGATTTGGATATTTTAACAGCAGAAGAGGTTTCTATATTAGAACATTATTTAAAAATTATATCAAATAACTATACAGCTAAAGAAATAAGTGAAATATCTCATGATAGAATATGGGAGTTAGCAGATTTAGGCGAAGAAATACCAATATATACTATACATGCTTCAGAAACTGAAGAAATAAATGCAGATGATATAGAGGCTTTAAGTGCAGCATTATAA
- a CDS encoding DNA-methyltransferase has product MNTKVKSVKNKTIDFDINTEEGKSYLDKCIIDNENIIEYKKEDIINKTINGNTFDVLKKIEKNIADLMIVDPPYNISKNYHGYKFKDIDNLSYEKYTHLWVESIIPILKKEASIYVCCDWKSSLVIGNVLEKYFNIQNRITWQREKGRGAKNNWKNGMEDIWFATVSNKYTFNVDDVKTRRKVIAPYRIEGKPKDWVETEDGNFRDTCPSNFWDDISVPYWSMSENTAHPTQKPEKLIAKLILASSNANDFIFDPFLGSGTTSVVAKKLGRNYSGIEQHKTYCAWAEKRIENAENNKEIQGYTDSVFWERNTISMQKKIKNVNQ; this is encoded by the coding sequence ATGAATACTAAAGTTAAATCAGTCAAAAATAAAACTATTGATTTTGATATAAATACAGAAGAAGGTAAATCATATCTAGACAAATGTATTATAGACAATGAAAATATAATAGAATACAAAAAAGAAGATATTATAAATAAAACTATAAACGGCAATACTTTTGATGTATTAAAAAAAATAGAAAAAAATATAGCTGATTTAATGATAGTTGATCCGCCTTATAATATATCAAAAAATTATCATGGGTATAAATTCAAAGACATAGATAATTTAAGCTATGAAAAATATACTCATCTATGGGTAGAAAGCATTATTCCAATATTAAAAAAAGAGGCTTCTATATATGTATGCTGTGATTGGAAGTCTAGTCTTGTAATAGGAAATGTTTTAGAAAAATATTTTAACATACAAAACAGAATTACTTGGCAGAGAGAGAAAGGCAGAGGGGCTAAAAATAATTGGAAGAATGGAATGGAAGATATATGGTTTGCTACCGTATCCAATAAATACACATTCAATGTAGATGATGTTAAAACAAGAAGAAAAGTAATAGCTCCATACAGAATAGAAGGAAAGCCTAAAGATTGGGTAGAAACGGAAGATGGAAATTTTAGAGACACATGCCCTTCTAATTTTTGGGATGACATATCAGTACCTTATTGGTCTATGTCAGAAAACACTGCTCACCCTACTCAGAAGCCTGAAAAGTTAATAGCGAAATTGATATTAGCAAGCTCTAATGCCAATGATTTTATATTTGATCCTTTTTTGGGAAGCGGTACTACTTCGGTGGTAGCTAAGAAATTAGGTAGAAATTATTCAGGGATAGAACAGCATAAAACCTATTGTGCTTGGGCTGAAAAAAGAATCGAAAATGCTGAAAACAATAAAGAAATACAGGGCTATACAGATAGTGTATTTTGGGAGCGCAACACTATATCAATGCAGAAAAAAATAAAAAATGTCAATCAATAA
- the guaA gene encoding glutamine-hydrolyzing GMP synthase: MQNNIDKVLILDFGSQFTQLITRRIRELNVYSEIHPFHVSIDFIKNFNPKAIILSGGPSSVYEEDAPKVDKELFELGVPILGICYGMQIIVYSMGGKVEGAEKREYGKAEIEITNHESIFKSFGKSNIVWMSHGDSIKSIPEGFELIAKTPNTELAAIENKQKNIYAIQFHPEVVHTENGIKIIENFLFNICKCERNWNMGSFIEYEIKRIRETVGDKNVILGLSGGVDSSVAAVLIEKAIGKQLKCIFVNNGLLRKDEDKKVVEVFRDNFNIDLIYVDASKRFLDKLAGVTDPEQKRKIIGHEFVSVFNDEAKKIENVGFLAQGTLYPDVIESVSLRGSSAVIKSHHNVGGLPKDMKFELLEPFRELFKDEVREIGLELKLPEDIVYRQAFPGPGLAVRILGDITEERVKILQEADDIVVSEIKKAGLYRKLWQSFAILLPVKSVGVMGDGRTYEQVCAIRAVESVDAMTADWAKIDYNVLGIISNRIINEVKGINRVVYDISSKPPATIEWE; the protein is encoded by the coding sequence TTTAATACTAGATTTCGGCTCACAATTTACACAGCTTATTACAAGAAGAATAAGAGAATTAAATGTATATTCAGAAATTCACCCATTTCATGTTTCAATAGATTTTATAAAGAATTTTAATCCTAAGGCAATAATACTTTCAGGAGGACCTTCAAGCGTATATGAAGAAGATGCTCCAAAAGTAGATAAAGAGTTATTTGAACTTGGAGTGCCTATACTAGGAATATGTTATGGTATGCAGATAATAGTTTATTCTATGGGCGGAAAAGTTGAAGGTGCAGAAAAACGTGAATATGGAAAAGCTGAAATTGAAATTACTAATCATGAAAGCATATTTAAATCATTTGGTAAAAGCAATATAGTATGGATGAGTCATGGAGATAGTATTAAATCTATACCTGAAGGTTTTGAACTTATAGCAAAAACTCCGAATACTGAACTCGCTGCTATAGAAAATAAACAAAAAAATATTTATGCTATACAGTTTCACCCTGAAGTAGTTCATACTGAAAATGGTATAAAAATCATAGAAAATTTCTTATTTAATATTTGTAAATGCGAAAGAAATTGGAATATGGGCTCTTTTATAGAATATGAAATAAAAAGAATAAGAGAAACTGTAGGCGATAAAAATGTAATATTAGGACTTTCTGGAGGAGTTGATTCTTCTGTAGCTGCTGTATTAATAGAAAAAGCTATAGGAAAGCAATTAAAATGTATATTCGTTAATAATGGACTTCTTAGAAAAGATGAAGATAAAAAAGTTGTTGAAGTATTTAGAGATAATTTCAATATTGATTTAATTTATGTTGATGCTTCAAAGAGATTTTTAGATAAATTAGCTGGAGTTACAGACCCTGAACAAAAGAGAAAGATAATAGGTCATGAATTTGTAAGCGTGTTTAATGATGAGGCTAAAAAGATTGAGAATGTTGGATTTTTAGCACAAGGTACGCTTTATCCTGATGTTATAGAGAGTGTATCTTTAAGAGGAAGCTCTGCTGTTATAAAAAGCCATCATAATGTTGGCGGACTTCCAAAGGACATGAAATTTGAACTTTTAGAGCCTTTCAGAGAATTATTTAAAGATGAAGTTAGAGAGATAGGTTTAGAATTAAAATTACCTGAAGATATTGTATACAGACAGGCTTTCCCTGGTCCTGGTTTGGCAGTTAGAATATTAGGCGATATCACAGAAGAGAGAGTTAAAATACTTCAAGAAGCTGATGATATAGTTGTAAGCGAGATAAAGAAAGCAGGACTTTATAGAAAATTATGGCAGTCTTTTGCTATACTTCTTCCTGTAAAAAGTGTTGGCGTTATGGGCGACGGAAGAACTTATGAGCAGGTTTGTGCTATAAGAGCTGTTGAAAGTGTTGATGCTATGACTGCTGATTGGGCTAAAATTGATTATAATGTTTTGGGTATAATATCAAACAGAATAATAAATGAAGTTAAAGGTATTAACCGCGTTGTTTATGATATATCTTCAAAACCGCCTGCTACTATAGAATGGGAATAA